Proteins encoded within one genomic window of Saccharopolyspora pogona:
- a CDS encoding transposase has translation MGTGILTAWIAKEELRAVLACNRDRFNPAEIRERLYDFYLWCADSGIEEIKRLATTIETWWDGIEAFLRTGITNAKSEGINRAVKLAARNAYGFRNPENQRLRTRSVTSKVTVPG, from the coding sequence ATCGGCACCGGCATCCTCACCGCCTGGATCGCCAAAGAGGAACTCCGCGCCGTCCTGGCCTGCAACCGGGACAGGTTCAACCCCGCCGAGATCCGCGAGCGCCTCTACGATTTCTACCTCTGGTGCGCCGACAGCGGCATCGAAGAGATCAAGCGACTGGCCACCACCATCGAGACCTGGTGGGACGGCATCGAAGCGTTCCTCAGGACCGGCATCACCAACGCCAAAAGCGAGGGCATCAACCGAGCCGTCAAACTCGCCGCCCGCAACGCCTACGGCTTCCGCAACCCCGAGAACCAACGCCTACGCACACGCAGCGTCACCAGCAAAGTGACCGTGCCCGGCTAA
- a CDS encoding ISAs1 family transposase, whose product MSVSHVQDSCSPIAGGFGASVEIGMDLGVAAVGGLVEMLSRVPDPRKPRGVRHRVGSVLAVTVFAALAGAGNFREAGDRAADLPQELLVLAGCRRHLLTGRYVAPSESTIRRVAHDIDADAADEQVCRWLREQAAAAALARGVDVAGGDDHGPEGLVGVAMDGKTLRNTVAPGDPEGSEVKLFSAMLHREAVVIAQLRVPEGTNEITQVAALLKDIDLTGVVVTGDAAHAQHTTAAYLTQDRGGHYALTVKGNQPTLLTQIASVLPPAAPGTAHHAETDRSTGKIVRRQIWVAPANDVDFPGAAQVFRIRRDTFDHAGNHLTKEVVHGITSLTAEQAGADLIARFVRQHWGIENKIHWVRDVVYREDHQHAYTGTGAQVMATLRNLALGLLRLAGITQITRTLERIAADRTRIIPIIAAATSTNRL is encoded by the coding sequence GTGTCAGTGTCGCATGTCCAGGATTCGTGCTCGCCGATTGCTGGCGGGTTCGGTGCGTCCGTGGAGATCGGCATGGACCTCGGTGTTGCCGCGGTGGGCGGGTTGGTCGAGATGCTGAGTCGGGTGCCTGACCCGCGCAAGCCGCGCGGGGTTCGTCACCGGGTTGGTTCAGTGCTGGCGGTAACGGTGTTCGCAGCGCTGGCCGGGGCCGGTAACTTCCGGGAAGCGGGGGATCGTGCCGCGGACCTGCCGCAGGAGTTGTTGGTGTTGGCCGGCTGCCGTCGGCACCTGTTGACCGGGCGTTATGTCGCGCCCAGCGAATCGACGATTCGTCGGGTGGCGCACGATATCGATGCTGACGCCGCCGATGAGCAGGTGTGCCGGTGGCTGCGGGAGCAAGCTGCGGCTGCGGCCCTGGCCCGTGGCGTCGATGTGGCCGGGGGTGATGACCACGGACCAGAGGGACTGGTCGGTGTGGCCATGGATGGCAAGACCCTGCGGAACACGGTGGCGCCCGGCGATCCGGAAGGCAGCGAGGTGAAGCTGTTCTCGGCGATGCTGCACCGAGAAGCCGTCGTCATTGCTCAGTTGCGGGTTCCTGAGGGCACCAACGAGATCACCCAGGTGGCCGCGCTGCTCAAGGACATCGATCTGACCGGTGTGGTCGTCACCGGGGACGCCGCGCACGCCCAGCACACCACCGCCGCGTACCTGACCCAGGACCGGGGCGGCCACTACGCACTCACGGTGAAAGGCAACCAGCCCACCCTGCTCACCCAGATCGCCTCAGTGCTCCCGCCGGCCGCGCCGGGCACCGCGCATCACGCCGAAACCGACCGCAGCACAGGCAAGATCGTGCGCCGCCAGATCTGGGTCGCACCGGCCAACGATGTTGACTTTCCCGGTGCCGCACAAGTGTTTCGTATCCGCCGCGACACCTTCGACCACGCGGGTAACCACCTGACCAAGGAGGTCGTGCACGGCATCACCAGCCTGACCGCCGAACAAGCCGGCGCCGACCTGATCGCCCGGTTCGTCCGCCAACATTGGGGCATAGAGAACAAGATTCACTGGGTTCGAGACGTCGTCTACCGCGAAGACCACCAACACGCCTACACCGGAACAGGAGCCCAGGTCATGGCCACCCTCCGCAACCTCGCCCTCGGGCTATTACGCCTGGCCGGAATCACCCAGATCACCCGAACTCTGGAACGTATCGCCGCTGACCGAACCCGAATCATTCCGATCATCGCAGCCGCTACCAGCACAAACCGACTTTGA
- a CDS encoding IS630 family transposase: MIAGVRDARRLSPEAQEDLRRRVVAAVHGGMSQVEAARVFAVAPQSVSRWVQAWRKRGSKGLTGRRRGRKPGEQKALSARRQRKLRYAVAEHTPATFGLTGLVWTRKTVAELIRVRHGIVLNLRTVGNYLRSWGLSPQKPIRKAYEQDPESVRRWLEEDYLAIAARARREGALILWLDQTGIRSDATVARTWAPAGQTPVVGKTGKRFSVNAMCAIGNKGELYFTVYTGSFNGKVFLSFLDRLTRHLDRKVHLIVDGHPVHRRKTIQQWITKHAEAIAMHFLPGYSPELNPDELLNADLKRTVSTSTAPKTRAELKQAVRSFLHRLQKLPDRVRSYFGKPEVRYAA; encoded by the coding sequence ATGATCGCTGGTGTGCGGGACGCGCGGAGGTTGTCGCCTGAGGCGCAGGAGGATTTGCGGCGCAGGGTGGTCGCTGCTGTTCATGGTGGGATGAGTCAGGTCGAGGCGGCCCGGGTGTTCGCGGTGGCCCCGCAGTCGGTGTCCAGATGGGTGCAGGCGTGGCGGAAACGTGGCTCGAAGGGTCTCACCGGGCGTCGCCGGGGTCGCAAGCCCGGCGAGCAGAAAGCGTTGAGTGCCCGCCGGCAGCGCAAGCTGCGGTATGCGGTGGCCGAGCACACCCCGGCCACGTTCGGGCTGACCGGCCTGGTGTGGACCCGCAAGACAGTGGCCGAGCTGATCCGGGTGCGCCACGGCATCGTGTTGAACCTGCGCACCGTCGGCAACTACCTGCGTTCCTGGGGATTGTCGCCGCAGAAACCGATCCGCAAGGCCTACGAACAGGACCCCGAGTCCGTACGCCGATGGCTGGAGGAGGACTACCTGGCCATCGCCGCCCGCGCCCGCCGCGAGGGCGCACTGATCCTGTGGCTGGACCAGACCGGGATCCGCTCCGACGCCACCGTAGCCCGCACCTGGGCACCGGCGGGCCAGACACCGGTGGTGGGCAAAACGGGCAAACGATTCAGCGTGAACGCGATGTGCGCGATCGGGAACAAAGGCGAGCTGTACTTCACCGTCTACACCGGCTCGTTCAACGGCAAGGTGTTCCTGTCGTTCCTGGACCGGCTGACCCGCCATCTGGACCGCAAGGTCCACCTGATCGTTGACGGACACCCCGTCCACCGCCGCAAGACTATCCAGCAATGGATCACCAAGCACGCTGAGGCGATCGCGATGCACTTCCTGCCGGGATACAGCCCCGAACTCAACCCCGACGAGCTACTCAATGCCGACCTCAAACGCACCGTTTCCACCAGCACAGCCCCCAAAACCCGCGCCGAGTTGAAACAAGCGGTCCGCTCCTTCCTCCACCGGCTCCAGAAGCTGCCCGACCGAGTTCGCTCCTACTTCGGCAAACCCGAAGTTCGCTACGCCGCCTAA
- a CDS encoding dihydroorotase: protein MKAELVLHGARVVTHVGEFHGGVAVDGGRIVAVGDRDALPSGHREIDLEGRALMPGVVDPHCHLGVDYDYDSDMRTETAAAARGGVTTVVLFARNPKPGYVDFYNERRMRGEAQAIVDFGFHFGIQRPEHVAEIPEVAARTGVQSFKCHMGYERGNPIGINSSTDDWVYGAMREAAKLPRGVVSVHCENTDLAAMLKEEMKATGRVDLPAYTESRPPFVEEEAIHRVIRFAGLTGCPLYIVHTSVGAGPGIAAAARARGVDVTVETCPHYLTRTGYDKDLDATAKISPPLRDAEQQNGLWRALLAGQIGTIGTDHVPFRKNGGDVWSEKPGVVSFQWELPLMLHHAVHERGLPLTELVRMNSYTPAKRFGLPGKGAIAVGADADLVVVDLDEERTVTHTGKGTCLWEGWTLRGWPVMTFVRGRQIFADGEVVEDWHGSGRCVTVPDSERP, encoded by the coding sequence ATGAAAGCTGAGCTGGTATTGCACGGTGCGCGCGTGGTGACCCACGTGGGCGAGTTCCACGGTGGCGTCGCGGTGGACGGTGGCCGGATCGTGGCTGTGGGCGATCGGGACGCCTTGCCGTCCGGGCACCGGGAAATCGACCTCGAAGGCCGGGCGTTGATGCCCGGCGTCGTGGACCCGCACTGCCACCTCGGTGTGGATTACGACTACGACAGCGACATGCGCACGGAGACCGCGGCCGCCGCGCGCGGCGGGGTGACCACTGTGGTGTTGTTCGCCCGGAACCCGAAGCCAGGCTATGTGGATTTCTACAACGAGCGGCGGATGCGCGGCGAGGCCCAGGCGATCGTCGACTTCGGCTTCCATTTCGGTATTCAGCGTCCTGAGCATGTTGCCGAGATCCCCGAGGTGGCCGCACGCACCGGGGTGCAATCGTTCAAGTGCCACATGGGTTATGAGCGAGGCAATCCGATCGGCATCAATTCCTCCACGGACGACTGGGTGTACGGGGCGATGCGCGAGGCGGCCAAGCTCCCCCGCGGGGTGGTGTCGGTGCACTGCGAGAACACCGACCTGGCCGCGATGCTCAAGGAAGAGATGAAGGCGACCGGGCGGGTTGACCTGCCCGCTTACACCGAGTCGCGACCGCCATTCGTGGAGGAGGAGGCGATTCACCGGGTCATCAGGTTCGCCGGGCTAACCGGATGCCCGCTCTACATCGTGCACACGTCGGTCGGCGCCGGCCCGGGTATCGCCGCGGCAGCCAGAGCCCGGGGTGTTGATGTCACCGTGGAGACCTGCCCGCACTACCTGACCCGTACCGGTTACGACAAGGATCTGGACGCGACGGCGAAGATTTCGCCACCGCTGCGCGATGCCGAGCAGCAGAACGGCTTGTGGCGCGCGCTGCTGGCCGGGCAGATCGGCACGATCGGCACCGACCATGTGCCGTTCCGCAAGAACGGCGGGGACGTGTGGTCGGAGAAGCCGGGCGTCGTGTCGTTCCAGTGGGAGCTGCCGCTGATGCTGCACCACGCCGTGCACGAGCGGGGTCTTCCCCTGACCGAGTTGGTTCGGATGAACTCCTACACCCCCGCCAAGCGGTTCGGACTGCCCGGCAAGGGCGCGATCGCAGTCGGCGCGGATGCCGACTTGGTGGTCGTCGACCTGGACGAGGAGCGCACGGTCACTCATACCGGAAAGGGAACGTGCCTCTGGGAAGGCTGGACGCTGCGCGGCTGGCCGGTGATGACGTTCGTCCGGGGCCGTCAGATCTTCGCAGACGGCGAGGTCGTGGAGGACTGGCACGGAAGCGGCCGATGCGTCACCGTGCCCGACTCGGAACGCCCGTAA
- a CDS encoding MFS transporter, which produces MKTDATVEELSGWYRSLRGPARAAFFSSAGGWGLDAFTYMIFPLTLTAVAASFGLSRGESAWIATSTLIASAVGGAIAGVVADRIGRVRVLMLTVLLYSVFTFLCGIAPNFETMLVFRTLLGLGFGGEWAAGALLIAELCEPRYRGRILGAVASMWNVGWGAAVLLYTVLFSFVSADIAWRIMFMIGILPAFLVLYIRRRVPEPPAFKKQVEAGARPSPLAIFRSGQLRTTVFAVLLATGVQGGNYAMATWLPAYLSQNRGLSAVGTGGFIAVLIISGLMGSLLAGYINDWIGRRLTFVIFSMGSAVLIFTYVNIPAGNNGLLLILGVPLGIFSSGIFAGFGSYLAELYPAQCRGAGQGFCYNFGRGMGAFFPAVVGYLSATTGLGGAIAFAAAGYLLALVSLAFLPETKGRVLEA; this is translated from the coding sequence ATGAAGACAGACGCGACGGTCGAAGAATTATCTGGTTGGTACCGATCCCTGCGCGGGCCGGCTCGCGCGGCGTTCTTCTCCAGTGCAGGCGGCTGGGGGCTGGATGCCTTCACTTATATGATCTTCCCGCTCACGCTGACCGCGGTGGCGGCCTCGTTCGGCCTGAGCCGCGGCGAGTCCGCGTGGATCGCGACTAGCACCCTCATCGCTTCCGCAGTCGGAGGCGCCATCGCCGGTGTGGTCGCCGACCGGATCGGCCGAGTCCGCGTCCTCATGCTCACCGTGCTGCTCTACTCGGTGTTCACCTTCTTGTGCGGTATTGCCCCCAACTTCGAGACGATGCTGGTGTTCCGCACCCTGCTCGGCCTCGGATTCGGCGGCGAGTGGGCGGCCGGTGCACTGCTGATCGCCGAGCTCTGCGAGCCCCGCTACCGAGGACGGATACTCGGAGCGGTTGCCTCCATGTGGAACGTGGGCTGGGGTGCTGCTGTGCTGCTCTACACCGTGCTGTTCAGCTTCGTCTCCGCGGACATCGCGTGGCGGATCATGTTCATGATCGGCATTTTGCCTGCCTTCCTGGTCCTGTACATCCGTCGCCGGGTGCCAGAACCGCCGGCCTTCAAGAAGCAGGTTGAGGCCGGTGCCCGCCCGTCGCCGCTGGCCATCTTCCGGTCAGGTCAGTTACGCACTACGGTCTTCGCCGTGCTCCTGGCCACCGGTGTGCAGGGCGGAAACTACGCGATGGCGACCTGGCTGCCGGCCTATCTCTCGCAAAACCGGGGACTCAGCGCGGTCGGCACCGGCGGATTCATCGCGGTCCTCATCATAAGTGGGCTGATGGGCTCTCTCCTCGCCGGCTACATCAACGACTGGATCGGCCGACGCCTCACTTTTGTGATCTTCTCCATGGGCAGCGCCGTTTTGATTTTCACCTATGTCAACATTCCGGCCGGAAATAACGGTCTGTTGCTGATCCTCGGTGTTCCGCTCGGGATATTCTCCTCCGGTATCTTCGCCGGCTTCGGCTCGTACTTGGCCGAGCTCTATCCGGCCCAGTGCAGAGGTGCCGGCCAAGGCTTCTGCTACAACTTCGGCCGCGGCATGGGTGCGTTCTTCCCTGCGGTGGTCGGGTATTTGTCCGCGACGACAGGGCTCGGCGGAGCTATCGCGTTCGCCGCAGCCGGTTATCTGCTGGCACTCGTCAGCCTGGCATTCCTGCCTGAAACCAAGGGACGTGTACTCGAGGCTTAA
- a CDS encoding Re/Si-specific NAD(P)(+) transhydrogenase subunit alpha: MLIGVVKEAPGETRVAATPATVAQLMKLGYGVVVEPGAGVAASFPDEAYAEAGASIGEAVRAEIVVGVNAPTEAQLDAMSPGTMLVSLLSPALNKDLVEDLARRPLTALAMDAVPRISRAQSLDVLSSMANIAGYRAVVEAAHTFGRFFTGQVTAAGKVPPAKVLVVGAGVAGLAAIGAAGSLGAVVRATDPRPEVADQVRSLGGEYVSIEAADVEVSSTGYAKEMSGDYKAREVQLYSEQCRDVDIIITTALIPGKPAPRIITAEMVASMRSGNVIVDMAAANGGNVEGTVAGETVTTANGVRILGYTDLAGRLPAQSSQLYGTNVVNLLKLVTPAKDGTPVLDMDDIVIRSMTVVRDGEVLWPPPPAQVSAAPAKAAPVAAPAEAVPKKRMSAAAKLGLIAVAGVVLFLLVAASPPALQGHLTVFALAVVVGFYVIGHVHHALHTPLMSVTNAISGIIVVGALLQAGHGSPAVTWLSFAAILLASINIFGGFAVTRRMLSMFSRS, from the coding sequence ATGCTGATCGGTGTGGTGAAGGAAGCGCCGGGGGAGACCCGAGTGGCGGCGACGCCGGCGACGGTGGCTCAGTTGATGAAGCTGGGGTACGGCGTCGTCGTGGAGCCGGGCGCCGGCGTGGCGGCGAGCTTCCCCGATGAGGCGTACGCGGAGGCTGGTGCGTCGATCGGCGAGGCGGTGCGGGCCGAGATCGTCGTGGGCGTCAACGCGCCGACGGAAGCGCAGTTGGATGCGATGTCGCCGGGAACGATGCTGGTCAGCCTGCTGAGTCCGGCGCTGAACAAGGACCTGGTCGAGGACCTGGCGCGGCGACCGCTGACGGCGCTGGCGATGGATGCGGTGCCGCGGATCTCGCGGGCGCAGTCGCTGGATGTGCTCTCGTCGATGGCGAACATCGCGGGTTACCGCGCAGTGGTGGAGGCGGCGCACACGTTCGGCCGTTTCTTCACCGGGCAGGTGACCGCGGCGGGCAAGGTGCCGCCGGCGAAGGTGCTGGTGGTCGGCGCGGGCGTGGCGGGCCTGGCGGCGATCGGTGCGGCGGGGTCGCTGGGTGCGGTGGTCCGCGCGACCGACCCACGGCCGGAGGTGGCCGATCAGGTGCGCAGCCTGGGCGGCGAGTACGTCTCGATCGAAGCGGCCGATGTCGAGGTCTCCTCGACCGGTTACGCCAAGGAGATGAGCGGCGACTACAAGGCGCGCGAGGTGCAGCTGTACTCGGAGCAGTGCCGGGACGTGGACATCATCATCACCACGGCGCTGATTCCGGGTAAGCCCGCGCCGCGGATCATCACCGCGGAAATGGTGGCCTCGATGCGGTCGGGCAATGTGATCGTGGACATGGCGGCGGCCAACGGCGGCAACGTCGAAGGCACGGTGGCCGGTGAGACGGTTACGACGGCGAACGGGGTGAGGATCCTCGGTTACACCGACCTGGCCGGACGCCTTCCGGCCCAGTCCTCCCAGCTTTACGGCACGAACGTGGTCAACCTGCTGAAGCTGGTCACGCCGGCCAAGGACGGCACCCCGGTGCTGGACATGGACGACATCGTGATCCGGTCGATGACCGTGGTCCGAGATGGCGAGGTGCTGTGGCCGCCGCCTCCGGCGCAGGTCTCGGCGGCCCCGGCGAAGGCGGCCCCGGTCGCGGCGCCGGCTGAGGCCGTGCCGAAGAAGCGCATGTCCGCCGCGGCGAAGCTCGGGCTGATCGCCGTGGCGGGCGTGGTGTTGTTCTTGCTGGTCGCGGCTTCACCACCCGCGCTGCAGGGGCACCTGACTGTTTTCGCGCTGGCGGTCGTGGTCGGCTTCTACGTGATCGGTCACGTGCACCACGCGCTGCACACTCCCTTGATGTCGGTGACCAACGCGATCTCCGGGATCATCGTGGTCGGCGCGCTGCTGCAGGCGGGCCACGGCAGCCCAGCGGTCACGTGGCTGTCGTTCGCGGCGATTCTGCTGGCCTCGATCAACATCTTCGGCGGGTTCGCCGTCACCCGGCGCATGCTCTCGATGTTCTCCCGCAGCTGA
- a CDS encoding NADH-quinone oxidoreductase subunit B family protein, which produces MARLATARAHAPHPDGTGGYRCGQVPAADLGTMLTPPDTSASPAAPRSQLGTGRRQTPHNRGTLSPARCGIPPWVDSCHRWACSRSAQRTHTAPAVATASLNTMGKARSPTCFSVLPFRGRCKSEGPRRALDSRRGARGGGTRSVRQVAHIRLATAWSVEADLGGVLLAWQGAGGGEFEAPGHGDGLVGEAFVEPDQQREVDRRGHAMAPLLASHRRHQPGAQGVDGVVGAVHPGEACGGRAGDPFLQAAGHGHRQLTEGLHGVGDVVVDDRLGVAVANQAGAVRDVVPVDVEIAGCPPRPEAIVEGLRKLTGR; this is translated from the coding sequence ATGGCGAGGCTGGCCACCGCCCGTGCCCACGCCCCGCACCCGGACGGCACCGGTGGCTACCGCTGCGGACAAGTCCCGGCGGCCGACCTGGGGACGATGTTGACGCCCCCGGACACTTCAGCATCCCCCGCGGCGCCGAGATCACAGCTGGGCACCGGGCGGAGGCAGACCCCTCACAATCGCGGCACGCTCTCTCCCGCTCGCTGTGGCATTCCGCCGTGGGTGGACTCTTGCCACCGGTGGGCCTGCTCGCGCTCGGCCCAGCGCACACACACCGCTCCTGCAGTGGCCACGGCGAGCTTGAACACGATGGGCAAAGCCAGGTCTCCCACGTGCTTCTCCGTCCTGCCCTTTCGCGGCCGGTGCAAGTCCGAGGGTCCTCGCCGCGCCCTGGATTCGCGACGTGGGGCGCGCGGCGGGGGCACACGATCGGTTCGTCAAGTGGCCCATATTCGACTCGCCACAGCCTGGAGTGTGGAAGCCGATTTAGGTGGCGTGCTCTTAGCCTGGCAGGGTGCCGGTGGTGGCGAATTCGAGGCGCCGGGCCACGGAGACGGCCTGGTCGGCGAAGCGTTCGTAGAACCGGACCAGCAGCGCGAGGTTGACCGCCGCGGGCACGCCATGGCCCCACTCCTCGCTTCGCACCGCCGACATCAGCCGGGTGCACAGGGCGTCGACGGCGTCGTCGGTGCCGTTCATCCAGGAGAAGCTTGCGGGGGCCGCGCCGGTGATCCGTTCTTGCAGGCGGCTGGCCATGGTCACCGTCAGCTCACCGAGGGTCTCCACGGTGTCGGCGACGTCGTCGTGGACGACCGGCTCGGGGTGGCTGTAGCGAACCAGGCCGGCGCGGTGCGTGACGTCGTTCCGGTCGACGTGGAGATCGCCGGATGCCCACCGCGGCCGGAGGCGATCGTCGAGGGATTGCGGAAGCTGACCGGTCGATGA
- the pntB gene encoding Re/Si-specific NAD(P)(+) transhydrogenase subunit beta, with amino-acid sequence MNVDTIAQAAYIVAALLFILALAGLSRHETAKTGNGFGIAGMVVAFAATIALALQRDISVLAVVLLVVAMVVGAAVGLQRARVVQMTGMPELIALLHSFVGLAAVLVGWNGYQQVEAEPEGAEALVLRELGLSGIHSAEAFVGVFIGAVTFTGSIVAFLKLSARIKSAPLRLPGMNVLNLGALVVFVALTVWFVADPQLWLLIVVTVVALALGWQLVASIGGGDMPVVVSMLNSYSGWAAAASGFLLENDLLIITGALVGSSGAYLSYIMCKAMNRSFISVIAGGFGIEAGPAEDTDYGEHREITADGVAELLADASSVIITPGYGMAVAQAQHGVAELTRRLRERGVTVRFGIHPVAGRLPGHMNVLLAEAKVPYDIVLEMDEINDDFADTDVVLVIGANDTVNPAATEDPGSPIAGMPVLTVWDAKNVIVFKRSMSSGYAGVQNPLFYRENTAMLFGDAKDRVEDLIRALPAPERGKPKAVMAEDTAGP; translated from the coding sequence ATGAACGTCGACACCATCGCGCAGGCGGCCTACATCGTCGCCGCGTTGTTGTTCATCCTGGCGCTGGCGGGCTTGTCCCGGCACGAGACCGCCAAAACCGGCAACGGGTTCGGCATCGCCGGGATGGTCGTCGCGTTCGCGGCGACCATCGCGCTCGCGTTGCAGCGGGACATCTCGGTGCTCGCGGTGGTGCTGCTGGTCGTGGCGATGGTGGTCGGCGCCGCTGTCGGCCTGCAGCGTGCCCGCGTGGTGCAGATGACCGGCATGCCGGAGCTGATCGCGCTGCTGCACTCGTTCGTCGGGCTCGCGGCGGTGCTGGTGGGCTGGAACGGCTACCAACAGGTCGAGGCCGAGCCCGAAGGGGCCGAAGCGCTGGTGCTGCGGGAGCTGGGGCTGAGCGGGATCCACTCCGCCGAGGCGTTCGTCGGTGTGTTCATCGGCGCGGTGACCTTCACCGGGTCGATCGTGGCGTTTCTGAAGCTGTCGGCCCGGATCAAGTCCGCGCCGCTGAGGCTGCCCGGCATGAACGTCCTCAACCTCGGTGCCCTGGTGGTGTTCGTGGCGCTGACGGTGTGGTTCGTGGCCGACCCGCAGCTGTGGCTGCTCATCGTCGTCACCGTGGTTGCGCTCGCGCTGGGCTGGCAGCTGGTCGCCTCCATCGGTGGCGGTGACATGCCGGTGGTGGTGTCGATGCTCAACAGCTACTCGGGCTGGGCGGCCGCGGCGAGCGGGTTCCTGCTGGAGAACGACCTGCTCATCATCACCGGCGCGCTCGTCGGCTCGTCGGGCGCGTATCTGTCCTACATCATGTGCAAGGCCATGAACCGTTCGTTCATCTCGGTCATCGCGGGCGGCTTCGGAATCGAGGCCGGGCCGGCCGAGGACACCGACTACGGGGAGCACCGCGAGATCACCGCCGACGGTGTCGCCGAGCTCCTCGCAGATGCGAGCAGCGTGATCATCACACCTGGCTACGGCATGGCCGTGGCGCAGGCGCAGCACGGTGTCGCGGAGCTGACCCGCAGGCTGCGCGAGCGCGGCGTGACCGTTCGCTTCGGTATCCACCCCGTCGCCGGGCGCCTGCCAGGGCACATGAACGTGTTGCTCGCCGAGGCGAAAGTGCCCTACGACATCGTCCTCGAAATGGACGAGATCAACGACGACTTCGCCGACACCGACGTCGTGCTCGTCATCGGCGCCAACGACACCGTCAACCCCGCCGCCACGGAGGACCCCGGATCACCGATCGCCGGCATGCCCGTGCTCACCGTCTGGGATGCCAAGAACGTGATCGTGTTCAAACGGTCCATGTCCTCCGGCTACGCCGGAGTGCAGAACCCGCTGTTCTACCGGGAAAACACCGCCATGCTCTTCGGCGACGCGAAAGACCGCGTGGAAGACCTGATACGTGCCTTGCCCGCACCTGAACGGGGAAAGCCCAAAGCCGTTATGGCGGAGGACACTGCGGGACCCTAG